One genomic segment of Rhizobium gallicum bv. gallicum R602sp includes these proteins:
- a CDS encoding TIGR01244 family sulfur transferase, whose translation MDIRQIDDEYSVSGQITLEDLDQIKAMGFKSIVCHRPDQESPDQTPFSVIEVRAKELGLDIAHVPVGSMGVTEEAVQGMVDALDEFPRPMLGYCRSGARSTAIYQKTHHIRG comes from the coding sequence ATGGACATCCGCCAGATCGACGACGAATATTCGGTATCCGGCCAGATCACGCTGGAAGATCTCGATCAGATCAAGGCGATGGGCTTCAAGTCGATCGTCTGCCATCGTCCGGACCAGGAAAGCCCGGACCAGACGCCGTTTTCGGTGATCGAAGTCCGCGCCAAGGAACTCGGCCTCGACATCGCGCATGTGCCCGTCGGCTCGATGGGCGTGACGGAAGAAGCCGTGCAAGGCATGGTCGACGCACTCGACGAATTTCCGCGCCCGATGCTCGGCTATTGCCGTTCCGGCGCACGCTCTACCGCGATCTATCAGAAGACCCATCATATTCGCGGCTGA
- a CDS encoding DUF4432 family protein codes for MIEFAAAKGPRLMLDETSVMDIGGCIVDGVDIAPKRAIPDDGDPRIDHSLEGFLFTCGPDHIRHREPIPGRTDGKVYPLHGSACGHPAKVVWTKFENGNAECCAHIDIVTVEGLPQRIERLWRIDGATGEVSLDDRVVNTSDQVVPTFLMYHMNIGGKWLDAGTRLEGKMLEGGGFPWTFGEELGGLFCVGAPAVTDGFAEVRLGPMKAAGEKTLCVRFRADTLPHLQVWRNQKTPADVFGIEPVSHRWVSRRELQAGEFNMLQPGESRSYALRFAFL; via the coding sequence ATGATCGAATTTGCCGCCGCCAAGGGGCCGCGCCTGATGCTGGACGAAACGTCGGTGATGGATATCGGCGGATGCATCGTCGACGGCGTCGATATCGCGCCGAAGCGCGCCATCCCTGACGACGGCGATCCGCGTATCGACCACTCGCTCGAAGGCTTTCTCTTCACCTGCGGTCCCGATCATATCCGCCATCGCGAGCCGATCCCGGGGCGGACGGATGGCAAGGTCTACCCGCTGCACGGTTCGGCCTGCGGTCATCCGGCCAAGGTTGTCTGGACCAAATTCGAAAACGGCAATGCCGAGTGCTGCGCCCACATCGATATCGTTACCGTCGAAGGATTGCCGCAGCGGATCGAACGGCTTTGGCGCATCGACGGCGCGACGGGGGAGGTCTCGCTTGACGACAGGGTCGTCAACACCAGCGATCAGGTGGTGCCTACCTTCTTGATGTACCACATGAATATCGGCGGAAAATGGCTCGATGCGGGCACGCGGCTGGAAGGGAAGATGCTCGAAGGCGGTGGTTTTCCATGGACCTTCGGCGAAGAGCTTGGCGGCCTCTTTTGCGTCGGGGCCCCGGCCGTGACGGATGGCTTTGCCGAAGTCCGGCTCGGTCCGATGAAAGCCGCGGGCGAAAAGACGCTTTGCGTGCGTTTCCGCGCGGATACGCTGCCGCACCTGCAGGTCTGGCGGAACCAGAAGACGCCGGCGGACGTTTTTGGCATCGAACCGGTTTCGCATCGCTGGGTCTCGCGTCGCGAGCTTCAAGCAGGCGAGTTCAACATGCTGCAGCCGGGCGAGAGCCGCAGCTATGCGCTTCGCTTCGCCTTCCTCTGA
- a CDS encoding L,D-transpeptidase: protein MNRFLKSGMSLAAVVLALAAAAPVADAQQYGRRQRDVVMVTPDGAIIDYIPPGADVYYSRDRNGNRVLLDGYGNVVATEMRSSGYYPRPPAREAHNNDPYYPDNSYGSTRYVERGAVTGSIPRDAEIQRDPLYDQPYPDANGESYPQNEDYASIEPDQPFPGDMQPGPPSEPVITLKGKSKPEIVAIQVFLDRAGVSPGVIDGHMGSNVTKAIYAYEQMTGEKLDPNNTEAILEQLRLSGGLPVTSYTITPADAAGPYVAAIPEDYSQKALLPSMAYTSTTEMLAERFHMDEAFLREMNPGADFTVPGTIIKVVNAGQAKTGTVAKILADKAKKQVFAYDAAGNLVAAYPASIGSSDTPSPSGLVNVERVALNPGYTYNPKINFQQGANDRILNIPPGPNGPVGTVWIALSRPTYGIHGTPEPSKIGRTQSHGCIRLTNWDATELAKMVKPGVTVEFVD, encoded by the coding sequence GTGAATCGCTTTTTGAAATCGGGGATGTCCCTCGCCGCTGTCGTGCTGGCCCTTGCCGCTGCCGCACCGGTTGCCGACGCGCAGCAGTACGGCCGCCGCCAGCGCGATGTCGTGATGGTGACGCCTGACGGGGCGATCATCGATTACATTCCGCCGGGCGCCGACGTCTATTATTCGCGGGATCGCAACGGCAACCGGGTCCTGCTCGATGGTTACGGCAACGTCGTCGCGACGGAAATGCGCAGCAGCGGCTATTATCCGCGCCCGCCTGCCCGCGAAGCCCATAACAATGACCCCTACTACCCGGACAACAGCTACGGCAGCACGCGTTATGTGGAGCGCGGCGCCGTGACCGGCTCGATCCCGCGCGATGCGGAAATCCAGCGCGATCCACTTTACGATCAGCCCTATCCGGATGCCAACGGAGAAAGCTACCCGCAGAACGAGGACTATGCGTCGATCGAACCGGACCAGCCGTTCCCCGGCGACATGCAACCGGGGCCGCCCTCAGAACCGGTCATCACGCTCAAGGGAAAATCGAAGCCTGAGATCGTCGCCATCCAGGTCTTCCTCGACCGCGCGGGCGTTTCTCCGGGCGTCATCGATGGCCACATGGGGTCCAACGTCACCAAGGCGATCTATGCCTATGAGCAGATGACCGGCGAAAAGCTCGACCCCAACAATACCGAAGCGATCCTCGAGCAGTTGCGCCTGTCGGGCGGCTTACCCGTCACCAGCTACACAATCACGCCGGCAGATGCCGCCGGGCCTTATGTGGCCGCGATTCCGGAAGACTATTCGCAAAAGGCGCTTCTGCCTTCGATGGCCTACACCTCGACGACCGAAATGCTTGCAGAGCGCTTCCACATGGACGAAGCCTTCCTCAGGGAGATGAATCCGGGCGCGGACTTCACTGTGCCCGGCACGATCATCAAGGTCGTCAATGCCGGCCAAGCCAAGACCGGCACCGTCGCGAAGATTCTCGCGGACAAGGCCAAGAAGCAGGTCTTCGCCTATGACGCTGCTGGCAATCTCGTCGCCGCCTATCCCGCCTCGATCGGCTCCAGCGATACCCCTTCGCCCTCCGGCCTCGTCAACGTGGAACGCGTCGCTCTGAACCCCGGCTATACCTACAACCCGAAGATCAACTTCCAGCAGGGCGCAAACGATCGCATCCTGAATATCCCGCCCGGCCCGAACGGTCCCGTCGGCACGGTCTGGATCGCCCTTTCGAGGCCGACCTACGGCATTCACGGCACGCCGGAACCATCCAAGATCGGCCGCACCCAGAGCCACGGATGCATCCGTCTGACGAACTGGGATGCCACGGAGCTCGCCAAGATGGTGAAGCCTGGCGTGACGGTCGAGTTCGTCGATTGA
- a CDS encoding ParA family protein, whose translation MPVITFANTKGGAGKTTAVLLLATELARKGYRITILDADPQHWISRWHEISGHVANIQVIDFVTSASLPQHISENKHSTDYFIIDLPGARNPLLATAIGLSDHVLIPIQGCAMDARGGAQVLELLQYLDEKAGINIGHSVVLTRVNSMVTTRALQLVKALLNERNVPVLDTAIIERAAFRDIFDCGGTLHDMDPMRVSNLEKACENALCFAEEIIRKVPVKLPACARATGPLIRSAA comes from the coding sequence ATGCCAGTCATCACATTTGCAAACACCAAGGGCGGGGCAGGCAAGACCACGGCCGTCCTTCTGCTCGCGACGGAACTTGCCCGCAAAGGTTACCGCATCACCATTCTCGATGCCGACCCTCAGCACTGGATTTCCCGCTGGCACGAGATTTCCGGCCATGTGGCGAATATTCAGGTCATCGACTTCGTGACGTCCGCCTCGCTTCCGCAGCACATCAGCGAGAACAAGCATTCCACGGACTACTTTATCATCGATCTGCCGGGCGCCCGCAATCCGCTGCTGGCCACCGCAATCGGCCTCTCCGACCATGTGCTGATCCCGATCCAGGGCTGTGCCATGGATGCGCGCGGCGGGGCGCAGGTGCTGGAATTGCTGCAGTATCTGGATGAGAAGGCGGGCATCAACATTGGCCATTCGGTGGTGCTTACCCGTGTCAATTCAATGGTGACCACCCGTGCACTGCAACTCGTCAAGGCGCTGCTCAACGAGCGGAACGTTCCGGTCCTCGATACGGCGATCATCGAGCGTGCGGCATTCCGCGACATCTTCGATTGCGGCGGCACGCTGCACGATATGGACCCGATGCGGGTTTCCAATCTGGAGAAGGCCTGCGAGAATGCGCTCTGTTTTGCCGAGGAAATCATTCGCAAGGTGCCGGTCAAGCTTCCTGCTTGCGCCCGGGCAACCGGACCGCTGATCCGCTCGGCGGCTTGA
- a CDS encoding iron-containing alcohol dehydrogenase, translated as MSSSNITANWSYPTAVKLGRGRIKELADACKSLGMKKPLLVTDRGLASMAITKNALDILEDAGLGRAIFADVDPNPNEKNLDAGVKAFKDGGHDGVVAFGGGSGLDLGKCVAFMAGQTRPVWDFEDIGDWWTRASVEGIAPIVAVPTTAGTGSEVGRASVITNSTTHVKKIIFHPKFLPGVVIADPELTVGMPKIITAGTGMDAFAHCLEAYSSPFYHPMSAGIALEGMRLVKEFLPRAYKEGTDLEARANMMAAAAMGAVAFQKGLGAIHALSHPIGAVYNTHHGMTNAVVMPAVLRFNRAAIEEKIARAAAYLGISGGFDGFYDYVLKLRFELGVPESLSAMGIAPDRIDALSAMAIEDPSAGGNPVPMTLENTKTLFKDCF; from the coding sequence ATGAGCAGCAGCAATATAACAGCCAACTGGAGCTATCCGACTGCCGTCAAGCTCGGCCGCGGCCGCATCAAGGAGCTGGCGGACGCCTGCAAGAGCCTTGGCATGAAGAAGCCGCTGCTGGTTACCGATCGCGGCCTGGCCTCTATGGCGATTACCAAGAATGCGCTCGACATCCTGGAAGATGCAGGCCTCGGCCGCGCGATCTTTGCAGACGTCGATCCGAATCCGAACGAGAAGAACCTCGATGCCGGCGTGAAGGCTTTCAAGGACGGCGGCCATGACGGCGTCGTCGCCTTCGGTGGCGGTTCGGGCCTCGATCTCGGCAAGTGCGTCGCCTTCATGGCCGGCCAGACGCGTCCGGTCTGGGATTTCGAGGATATTGGAGACTGGTGGACGCGTGCGAGCGTCGAGGGCATTGCGCCGATCGTTGCAGTGCCAACAACGGCCGGCACTGGCTCGGAAGTCGGCCGCGCCAGCGTCATCACCAATTCCACAACGCATGTGAAGAAGATCATCTTCCATCCAAAGTTCCTGCCGGGCGTCGTCATCGCCGATCCGGAGCTGACCGTCGGCATGCCGAAGATCATCACCGCCGGGACCGGCATGGATGCTTTTGCGCATTGCCTGGAAGCCTATTCCTCACCCTTCTATCATCCGATGTCTGCCGGTATCGCGCTGGAAGGCATGCGCCTCGTCAAGGAATTCCTGCCACGTGCCTACAAGGAAGGGACCGACCTCGAAGCCCGCGCCAACATGATGGCGGCTGCCGCCATGGGCGCTGTCGCCTTCCAGAAAGGCCTCGGCGCCATCCATGCGCTGTCGCATCCGATCGGCGCCGTCTACAACACGCATCACGGCATGACCAATGCCGTCGTGATGCCGGCGGTGCTGCGGTTCAACCGCGCAGCGATCGAAGAGAAGATCGCACGCGCTGCGGCCTATCTCGGCATCTCCGGCGGCTTCGACGGTTTCTATGATTACGTGCTGAAGCTTCGCTTTGAACTCGGGGTTCCGGAAAGCCTTTCGGCCATGGGAATCGCACCGGACCGGATCGACGCGCTCTCGGCGATGGCAATCGAAGACCCGAGCGCGGGCGGCAATCCCGTCCCGATGACGCTCGAAAATACCAAGACGCTTTTCAAAGACTGCTTCTGA
- a CDS encoding aldehyde dehydrogenase family protein has product MTMIQCISPVDGSVYAERSALSLEAAKDVVARARKAQTAWAKRPLEERVQLVLKGVTRLNEMSDLVVPELAWQMGRPVKYGGEYRGFNERSNYVASIAADALAPLVVEESDKFERRIEREAHGVVFVIAPWNYPYMTAINTIAPALMAGNTVILKHASQTLLVGERLVQAFVEAGVPEDVFQNVFLDHETTSALIAAGSFNFINFTGSVEGGRVMERAAAGTFTGLGLELGGKDPGYVMEDADLDAAVDTLMDGATYNSGQCCCGIERIYVHETLYDSFVEKSVAWVSNYKLGNPLDPETSLGPMANKRFAKVVREQISDAVSKGARTLIDPKLFPQDDGGAYLAPQILVDVDHSMAFMREETFGPAVGIMKVKNDAEAIALMNDSQYGLTASLWTKDPDRAGRIGREIETGTVFMNRADYLDPALCWTGVKETGRGGSLSIIGFHNLTRPKSYHLKKVTA; this is encoded by the coding sequence ATGACTATGATCCAATGCATTTCGCCGGTCGACGGATCGGTTTACGCAGAGCGCTCAGCGCTCTCGCTAGAGGCGGCCAAGGACGTTGTCGCCCGTGCCCGCAAGGCGCAGACGGCCTGGGCGAAGCGGCCGCTGGAGGAGCGCGTGCAGCTTGTGCTCAAAGGCGTTACGCGGCTCAACGAGATGTCCGATCTCGTCGTGCCGGAGCTCGCCTGGCAGATGGGTCGGCCGGTCAAGTATGGCGGCGAATATCGGGGCTTCAACGAGCGTTCCAACTATGTCGCGTCGATCGCTGCCGACGCGCTGGCGCCCCTTGTTGTCGAAGAGAGCGACAAGTTCGAGCGCCGTATCGAGCGTGAAGCGCATGGCGTCGTGTTCGTGATCGCCCCGTGGAACTACCCTTATATGACGGCGATCAACACCATCGCTCCGGCGCTGATGGCAGGCAATACCGTTATCCTGAAACATGCGTCGCAGACGCTGCTGGTGGGCGAGCGGCTGGTTCAGGCTTTTGTCGAGGCAGGCGTTCCGGAGGATGTCTTCCAGAACGTGTTCCTCGATCACGAAACGACCTCGGCGCTGATTGCGGCAGGAAGCTTCAATTTCATCAACTTCACGGGTTCGGTCGAAGGCGGGCGTGTTATGGAGCGGGCTGCAGCCGGCACCTTTACGGGCCTCGGCCTCGAGCTCGGCGGCAAGGATCCGGGCTACGTCATGGAAGACGCCGATCTCGACGCGGCCGTCGATACGTTGATGGATGGCGCGACCTACAATTCCGGCCAATGCTGCTGCGGCATCGAGCGCATCTATGTGCACGAAACGCTCTATGACAGCTTCGTCGAGAAGTCGGTCGCCTGGGTTTCCAATTACAAACTCGGAAATCCGCTTGATCCGGAAACCTCGCTCGGTCCGATGGCCAACAAGCGTTTCGCCAAGGTCGTGCGCGAGCAGATCTCCGATGCCGTCTCGAAGGGTGCGAGGACGCTAATCGATCCGAAGCTCTTCCCGCAAGATGACGGCGGAGCCTATCTCGCGCCGCAGATTCTGGTCGATGTCGATCACTCGATGGCCTTCATGCGCGAAGAAACCTTCGGCCCGGCCGTCGGCATCATGAAGGTCAAGAACGATGCCGAAGCGATCGCGCTGATGAACGACAGCCAGTACGGGCTGACGGCTTCGCTCTGGACGAAGGACCCGGACAGGGCAGGACGGATCGGCCGCGAAATCGAAACCGGCACAGTCTTCATGAACCGTGCCGATTACCTCGATCCGGCGCTTTGCTGGACCGGCGTCAAGGAAACCGGCCGCGGCGGCTCGCTGTCGATCATCGGCTTCCACAATCTGACGCGCCCAAAATCTTATCACCTCAAGAAAGTCACAGCATGA
- a CDS encoding glutamine synthetase family protein, producing the protein MSNSYTFDDLKKDVAEGRIDTVLACQVDMQGRLMGKRFQAEYFLESAWKETHSCNYLVATDMEMETVSGYKATSWEKGYGDYTMKPDLSTLRRIPWLEGTALVLCDLLDHHTHEEVPHSPRAILKRQVKRLEDMGMKAFMASELEFFLFDQTYEAAHAAGYRNLKLASAYNEDYHIFQTTKEEEVMRAIRTGLQGAGIPVENSKGEASAGQEEINVRYADALTMADRHAIIKNGCKEIAWSKGKAITFLAKWNYTSAGSSSHIHQSLWSADGKTPLFFDEKGTYGMSPLMRNYVAGLLAHASEITYFLAPYINSYKRFMAGTFAPTKAIWSKDNRTAGYRLCGDDTKAIRIECRVGGSDLNPYLAFAALLAAGIEGIEDRLELESPFVGDAYGARDIREIPHTLRAATVAMTESKMLRKAFGNDVIDHYTRAAEWEQEEYDRRVTDWEVARGFERA; encoded by the coding sequence ATGAGCAACAGCTATACTTTCGATGATCTCAAGAAGGACGTGGCCGAAGGGCGCATCGATACCGTTCTCGCATGCCAGGTGGACATGCAGGGTCGCTTGATGGGCAAGCGCTTCCAGGCGGAATATTTCCTCGAAAGCGCCTGGAAGGAAACGCATAGCTGCAACTATCTGGTCGCGACCGACATGGAGATGGAAACCGTCTCCGGCTACAAGGCGACGAGCTGGGAGAAGGGTTACGGGGACTACACGATGAAACCGGACCTTTCGACGCTGCGCCGCATTCCCTGGCTCGAAGGAACGGCACTGGTCCTTTGCGATCTGCTTGACCATCACACGCACGAAGAGGTGCCGCATTCGCCGCGCGCCATCCTGAAGAGGCAGGTCAAGCGTCTCGAAGACATGGGCATGAAGGCCTTCATGGCATCCGAGCTCGAATTCTTCCTCTTCGACCAGACCTATGAGGCTGCCCATGCCGCCGGCTACCGCAATCTCAAGCTCGCCAGCGCCTACAACGAGGACTACCACATCTTCCAGACGACCAAGGAAGAGGAGGTGATGCGGGCGATCCGTACCGGTTTGCAGGGTGCGGGCATTCCGGTCGAGAATTCCAAGGGTGAGGCTTCGGCGGGGCAGGAGGAAATCAATGTGCGCTACGCCGACGCGCTGACGATGGCTGACCGGCACGCCATCATCAAGAACGGCTGCAAGGAAATCGCCTGGTCGAAGGGCAAGGCGATCACCTTCCTCGCCAAATGGAACTACACCTCGGCCGGCAGCTCCTCTCATATCCATCAGTCGCTCTGGAGCGCCGACGGCAAGACGCCGCTGTTCTTCGATGAAAAGGGTACATACGGCATGTCGCCGTTGATGCGGAACTACGTGGCCGGCCTTCTCGCCCACGCCAGCGAGATCACCTATTTCCTGGCGCCCTATATCAATTCCTACAAGCGCTTCATGGCCGGCACCTTCGCGCCGACGAAGGCGATCTGGAGCAAGGACAACCGCACCGCCGGCTACCGCCTGTGCGGCGACGACACTAAGGCGATCCGGATCGAATGCCGCGTCGGCGGTTCGGACCTCAATCCCTATCTCGCCTTTGCAGCACTGCTGGCGGCTGGCATCGAGGGGATCGAGGACAGGCTCGAACTCGAATCGCCATTCGTCGGCGACGCCTATGGTGCGCGCGATATCCGCGAGATTCCGCACACGCTTCGCGCCGCGACGGTCGCAATGACGGAATCGAAAATGCTGCGGAAGGCTTTCGGCAACGACGTCATCGACCACTACACCCGCGCTGCCGAATGGGAGCAGGAGGAATACGACCGCCGCGTGACGGATTGGGAAGTGGCGAGAGGCTTTGAAAGGGCGTAA
- a CDS encoding amino acid permease yields MSDYTELDKKQDMSILHSMGYAQELERRMSSFSNFAVSFSIICILSGGINSLAQATAGAGGAAIGIGWPLGCFISLVFAVAMAQISSAYPTAGGLYHWGSILGNRFTGWLTAWFNLLGLVTVLGAINVGTYYFFMGSFGTSYLGLTDTTFVRIVFLIIITGAQALVNHMGIGLTAKLTDFSGYLIFATAIALAAVCLIAAPSYEFGRLFTFANYSGETGGNVWPATSGTWAFLLGLLLPIYTITGYDASAHTSEETVKAASSVPRGMISSVLWSALFGYIMLCAFVLMLPSMDEAAKQGWNVFFWAMDSQVNLIVKDILYLAILVSQWLCGLATVTSVSRMIFAFSRDGGLPASKALSKVSPKHRTPVAAIWTGSILAVLFVWGSSLVSIGETPVYTIVVSCTVIFLFFSFAIPITLGLLAWGTSKWDKMGPWNLGEGMFKLFAVLSIIAMVLIFILGIQPPNDWALYITVGFLVVTGVVWYGFEKRRFKGPPIGEEVAKRQAEIAAAERAVGEA; encoded by the coding sequence ATGTCGGACTATACCGAACTTGATAAGAAGCAGGATATGAGCATCCTGCATTCGATGGGCTATGCCCAGGAACTGGAAAGGCGGATGAGCTCGTTCTCGAACTTTGCCGTCTCCTTCTCGATCATCTGCATCCTTTCCGGCGGCATCAACTCGCTGGCGCAGGCGACTGCCGGCGCGGGTGGTGCTGCGATCGGCATCGGCTGGCCACTCGGCTGCTTCATTTCGCTCGTCTTCGCCGTTGCGATGGCGCAGATCAGCTCCGCCTATCCGACCGCGGGCGGCCTCTACCACTGGGGTTCCATCCTCGGCAACCGCTTCACCGGCTGGCTGACCGCATGGTTCAACCTGCTCGGCCTCGTGACGGTGCTCGGTGCCATCAACGTCGGTACCTACTACTTCTTCATGGGCTCCTTCGGCACGAGCTATCTCGGGCTGACGGACACGACATTCGTTCGCATCGTCTTCCTGATCATCATCACCGGTGCGCAGGCGCTCGTGAACCATATGGGCATCGGCCTGACCGCCAAGCTCACGGACTTCTCTGGCTACCTGATTTTCGCGACGGCGATCGCGCTTGCCGCGGTTTGCCTGATCGCTGCTCCGTCCTACGAGTTCGGCCGCCTCTTCACCTTCGCCAACTATTCGGGCGAAACTGGAGGCAATGTCTGGCCTGCCACGTCCGGTACCTGGGCGTTCCTGCTCGGCCTCCTGCTGCCGATCTACACGATCACCGGCTATGACGCGTCGGCGCATACGTCGGAAGAGACCGTAAAAGCGGCTAGCTCCGTGCCGCGCGGCATGATCTCCTCCGTGCTCTGGTCGGCGCTCTTCGGCTACATCATGCTTTGCGCATTCGTGCTGATGCTGCCCAGCATGGACGAAGCTGCCAAGCAGGGCTGGAACGTGTTCTTCTGGGCGATGGACAGCCAGGTGAACCTGATCGTCAAGGACATCCTGTATCTTGCCATTCTGGTCAGCCAATGGCTGTGCGGCCTCGCAACCGTCACCTCGGTTTCCCGCATGATCTTCGCCTTCTCGCGTGACGGCGGTCTGCCTGCATCCAAGGCACTGTCGAAGGTCAGCCCGAAGCACCGCACGCCGGTTGCCGCGATCTGGACGGGTTCTATCCTCGCCGTCCTCTTCGTGTGGGGTTCGTCGCTGGTTTCGATCGGCGAAACGCCGGTCTATACCATCGTCGTTTCGTGCACCGTCATCTTCCTCTTCTTCTCCTTCGCGATCCCGATCACGCTCGGCCTCTTGGCCTGGGGTACGTCGAAGTGGGACAAGATGGGGCCGTGGAACCTCGGCGAGGGGATGTTCAAGCTCTTTGCCGTGCTCTCGATCATTGCAATGGTGCTTATTTTCATTCTCGGCATCCAGCCGCCGAATGACTGGGCGCTCTACATCACCGTCGGCTTCCTTGTTGTGACTGGCGTCGTCTGGTACGGCTTCGAAAAGCGCCGCTTCAAGGGCCCGCCGATCGGCGAAGAAGTCGCCAAGCGCCAGGCTGAAATCGCGGCCGCCGAAAGGGCCGTTGGCGAAGCGTAA
- a CDS encoding N-formylglutamate amidohydrolase produces MLTQLKILSEADGDCVGIERPHGKSAVLVICEHASRALPEQFGNLGLSEKALNSHIAWDPGALAVARGISTTLDATLVFQRFSRLIYDCNRPPHSPGAMPEKSEIYAIPGNQNLSAKERQARTEALYLPFHDAVSRLIKNRQGQGQETVIVTVHSFTPVYNGKARDVELGILHDADSRLADSMLAGAADAPLYKTERNEPYGPEDGVTHTLILHGLSNGLRNVMIEIRNDLISDDAGQGVMADYLTGLLQQGLEA; encoded by the coding sequence GTGCTCACTCAGCTCAAGATTCTCAGCGAAGCGGATGGGGACTGCGTCGGCATAGAGCGGCCGCACGGCAAGAGCGCGGTGCTCGTCATTTGCGAACACGCCTCGCGAGCGTTACCCGAGCAGTTCGGTAATCTCGGCCTTTCCGAGAAAGCGTTGAATAGCCACATCGCCTGGGATCCAGGCGCTTTGGCCGTTGCACGCGGCATCTCGACGACGCTTGACGCAACACTCGTCTTTCAGCGCTTCTCTCGCCTGATCTACGACTGCAACCGCCCGCCGCACTCGCCTGGCGCAATGCCCGAAAAGAGCGAAATCTATGCCATCCCCGGCAATCAGAATCTAAGCGCAAAGGAGCGGCAGGCCCGTACCGAAGCGCTGTATCTTCCTTTCCACGATGCAGTAAGCCGTCTCATCAAGAACCGTCAGGGGCAGGGGCAGGAGACGGTCATCGTCACTGTTCACAGTTTCACGCCGGTCTATAATGGCAAGGCGCGTGACGTCGAGCTCGGCATCCTGCACGATGCCGACAGCCGCCTGGCAGACAGCATGTTGGCAGGGGCGGCTGACGCGCCGCTCTACAAAACCGAACGCAACGAGCCCTATGGCCCTGAGGACGGCGTGACGCACACGCTGATCCTGCACGGGCTGTCGAACGGGCTCCGCAATGTAATGATCGAGATCCGCAACGACCTCATCAGCGACGATGCCGGCCAAGGGGTCATGGCCGACTATCTGACAGGGCTCCTCCAGCAAGGCCTGGAAGCCTGA
- a CDS encoding MurR/RpiR family transcriptional regulator: MSAASKTVSDVIHSHFEALTRAEKQLAESLLDNYPVSGLGSITTIAENAGVSTPTVVRMVQKLGFKGYPDFQAHLHQEVEATISNPIAKHDRWASNAPGTHILNRFADAIIGNLRQTLSDLDTATFNSAAALLSDRKRGLYFVGGRITGALAEYFFTHMQVIRPNTALLSSNSSSWPQYVLNMNAGDLLIIFDIRRYEQEMVSLAQAARMRGAEIIVFTDQWGSPAAKLARHAFRVQIEAPSAWDSSVVTLFIVEALIEAVQNTTWDETKERMKTLEGLFEQTKLFRKPG; encoded by the coding sequence GTGAGCGCTGCGTCGAAGACGGTTTCGGACGTCATCCATTCGCATTTCGAAGCGCTGACGCGCGCCGAGAAGCAATTGGCAGAGAGTCTGCTGGACAACTATCCCGTTTCAGGGCTGGGCAGCATCACCACGATTGCCGAAAACGCCGGTGTCTCGACGCCCACCGTCGTCCGCATGGTCCAGAAACTCGGCTTCAAGGGTTACCCGGATTTCCAGGCGCATCTGCATCAGGAGGTCGAAGCGACGATCTCCAATCCGATCGCCAAGCATGACCGGTGGGCTTCCAATGCTCCGGGCACCCACATCCTCAATCGTTTTGCCGATGCCATCATCGGCAATCTGCGCCAAACGCTGAGCGATCTCGACACCGCGACCTTCAACAGCGCCGCTGCCCTGCTTTCGGATCGCAAGCGCGGCCTTTATTTCGTCGGCGGTCGCATCACGGGCGCGCTTGCCGAATACTTCTTCACCCACATGCAGGTCATCCGGCCGAATACTGCCCTCTTGTCGTCCAACTCGTCGAGCTGGCCGCAGTATGTTCTCAACATGAACGCCGGCGATCTGCTGATCATCTTCGACATCCGCCGCTATGAGCAGGAGATGGTAAGCCTTGCCCAGGCGGCCCGCATGCGCGGCGCCGAAATCATCGTCTTCACGGACCAATGGGGATCGCCGGCGGCAAAGCTTGCGAGACACGCCTTCCGCGTCCAGATCGAGGCACCGTCGGCTTGGGATTCTTCGGTGGTCACGCTCTTTATCGTCGAAGCGCTCATCGAAGCGGTCCAGAATACCACCTGGGACGAGACGAAAGAGCGCATGAAAACACTGGAGGGCCTGTTCGAACAGACCAAGCTCTTCCGAAAACCCGGCTAG